DNA from Thermodesulfovibrionales bacterium:
GGATTTACAGTCCTTTCAGAAAGTAGAAAAAAAACAGAGGAAATAAATATTGCTGTTAATAAAGCACCTATCACTATGCGCATATTATCCCTGAATCCATCTTAACCATAAATTCATTACCTCCTGCCCAAAAAGTAGGCTCACCATTGCACCTCCGGCAAGATAGGGCCCGAAGGGTATCACAGTATCAGACCTTTTCCGGCTTAAAATGACAACTACTCCCGCAAGTGCTCCAATCAGGCTTCCGCTGAAAGTGGTAAGGATTACACCCTTCCATCCGGTAAAGGCACCAACCATTGCCATGAGTTTTATATCTCCTCCACCCATCGCCTCTCTTTTGAATATCCATTCTCCGATAACTGCTATGATAAAAAACAGTAGAAATCCTGTGAGAGCACCTGTGAGTGAGGTTAGAAAACCAAGGGTCACCAATCTGAAGAAGGGATCTGGCAGTATAGGACCAAGAGCGATACCAATGAGCGTACCGGGAACAGTAATAATGTCAGGGATGATCATGTGTTCAATGTCAATAAAGGTTATAACAACAAGGCATGAGGCAAAAAAGAGAAATGGCAGGCTGTAAGGGGTATCTCCAAATTTATTGAATATAATGAGCCATAGAATTCCATTAAGAAATTCTACAACAGGATATCGCCAGTGAATCTTTGCTCCACAGGTCCTGCACTTTCCTCTGAGAAGAAAAAAACTGAGCACAGGTATATTATCATAAGGTTTTACAGGACTCTTACAGTCAGGACATCTTGAACCCGGTTTTATAAGTGACAGATTCCTTGGAATCCTGTAGATGCATACATTCATGAATGAACCTGCAATAAGACCGAGGACAAAGATTAAGAGATCCAGGCTATCCAGCATCAGGTTTCTGACTTCCGATTTCTGTTATCTCAGATGCCTTCTTAAGAAGGGCCTCCTTTTCCTGAACAAGCCTCTGTATCTCTGTAAGACATTTTATAATTTCTTCATCCCTTAGAATGTTTTTTTCATGCCTCTCTTTTAGTTCAAAGAATCTCCTGCCCATCATTTTATAATTCTCCTCAATATTCTCGTCTATCTTCCTTATCTCCTGTATTATTCCTATAACAGCGAGTTCAACCTTCACTCGCTGGGAAACAATACCAGACCATTCAAGAAATCTCGTCCATGCCCTTTTAAGATTTTGCTGTATTGTCTCTATCATAATTTTATCCTGTTACAAATAATTCTATCTTGCCCTGCCAGAATTCCTCAACATACTCTCGCAGCAAAGGATATCTCTTCAGTTCTCCGTCTCTCTTTACAAGCTCTGAGGCAGCCTCCCTCGCAAGCGGGATGAGTTCTCCATCTCTAACTATATTTGCTATCTTGAGATCGGGCATTCCAGACTGTCTTGTTCCAAAAAATTCTCCCGGCCCTCTTATCAGAAGATCCTGCTCAGCAATGGAAAAGCCATCACTGTAACGTTCCATCGCTGTGATTCTCTGCCTTGCTTCTTCTGACAGGGGCTCATAGACAAGAAGAACGCAGTAAGATCGTTCCGAACCTCTTCCGACCCTTCCCCTTAATTGATGGAGCTGGCTCAATCCAAACCTTTCTGCATGTACTATAACCATCAGTGTAGCATTCGGAACATCTATTCCAACCTCTATTACAGTTGTGCTGACGAGGATGTCAATCCTGTGTGACTTGAAGGCTTTCATTATCTCTTCCTTTTCAGAAGGTTTGAGCCTTCCGTGAAGAAGACCAATCCTGAATTCTGGAAAGATCCTCTGAAAGGCCTCCCTGCCCTGAATGGCTGACTTAAGATTGAGCTCCTCTGACTCATCAATAACGGGATAGACTACATAGACCTGTCTTCCCTTATTTACTTCCTCTCTTATGAGTTTATAAAGCTCTGATTTCTGAGATTGATACATAACCTTTGTTACAACAGGAGACCTTCCAGGTGGCAATTCATCTATTATGGAATAATCAAGATCTCCATAAAGTGTAAGGGCAAGAGTCCTGGGTATGGGTGTGGCTGTCATTACGAGTACATCAGGTGAGTCACCTTTTGTTCTGAGCTTTGAGCGCTGAATTACTCCGAATCTGTGCTGTTCATCAATAATAACAAGGCCAAGCTTTCTGAATCTTACATTCTCCTCAAGAAGGGCATGGGTGCCAACCACTATATCGATCTCTCCTTTTTCTATAAGATCAAGAGGCCTTTCTTCGACCCCCCTTGAAATAAGGGCAATTTTCAGTCCAAGGTCTTCAACAAGCCTGTGAATATTTATATAATGCTGCTCAGCCAGTATTTCTGTTGGGGCCATCAATGCTGCCTGATAACCATCCTCAACTGCCAAGAGCGCTGCCATAAGGGCAATTATAGTCTTTCCACAACCAACGTCACCCTGAATAAGCCTGTTCATCTGGAGCGGTGACTTCATATCATCAATTATCTCCTTTAATACCCTTTCCTGAGCGGATGTAAGTCTGTAAGGAAGAGAGGATTTCAATCTCTCAATGAGAATTCCGGTGCCCTTGAATGCAATGCCC
Protein-coding regions in this window:
- a CDS encoding prepilin peptidase; this encodes MLDSLDLLIFVLGLIAGSFMNVCIYRIPRNLSLIKPGSRCPDCKSPVKPYDNIPVLSFFLLRGKCRTCGAKIHWRYPVVEFLNGILWLIIFNKFGDTPYSLPFLFFASCLVVITFIDIEHMIIPDIITVPGTLIGIALGPILPDPFFRLVTLGFLTSLTGALTGFLLFFIIAVIGEWIFKREAMGGGDIKLMAMVGAFTGWKGVILTTFSGSLIGALAGVVVILSRKRSDTVIPFGPYLAGGAMVSLLFGQEVMNLWLRWIQG
- the recG gene encoding ATP-dependent DNA helicase RecG yields the protein MRDSIQYIKGVGKERAKILEKLGIRTLKDAFYYLPRRYEDRRFLRPIARLRYGKIETVRAKIASVELIEKKGLKILELTLSDGTGVLKAKWFNQPYLKKIFKPGQELMVSAPVKRNAFWGIGFEMENPDYEFVEEDDETIHTARIVPVYGLTKGITQRQMRRIMFSVVNDHSSSIEDFLPQDIIKELDLPPLKESLLNIHFPSDSLDPDTLNEFKTPYQRRLAFDEIFLFQTGLFILKKNKSFSRGIAFKGTGILIERLKSSLPYRLTSAQERVLKEIIDDMKSPLQMNRLIQGDVGCGKTIIALMAALLAVEDGYQAALMAPTEILAEQHYINIHRLVEDLGLKIALISRGVEERPLDLIEKGEIDIVVGTHALLEENVRFRKLGLVIIDEQHRFGVIQRSKLRTKGDSPDVLVMTATPIPRTLALTLYGDLDYSIIDELPPGRSPVVTKVMYQSQKSELYKLIREEVNKGRQVYVVYPVIDESEELNLKSAIQGREAFQRIFPEFRIGLLHGRLKPSEKEEIMKAFKSHRIDILVSTTVIEVGIDVPNATLMVIVHAERFGLSQLHQLRGRVGRGSERSYCVLLVYEPLSEEARQRITAMERYSDGFSIAEQDLLIRGPGEFFGTRQSGMPDLKIANIVRDGELIPLAREAASELVKRDGELKRYPLLREYVEEFWQGKIELFVTG